Below is a window of Pirellulales bacterium DNA.
GGTTGTTTTCAGCTCGCCGCTCGTCAACGAGCCAAGTGAGAAAGCTTTTGAAGTCTCGGCCGTAATAATTGCTGGTTTTCAGGCCGAAGTTTTTGGCTTCCCGCTGAGCAGCGAGCCAAATTTCCAGCGTGGCAAGGCTCACATCCCGAAGCCGCTCAAAGCCGCAGCCTTGAATCATCAGCGTGATCCGCCTTTCGGTTTGTTTAACGTGCTTCGCGCAATCGTTCTGCGCTTGCAAATGGCTCTTATACGCTTGCAGGTGGTCAACCAAAGGGGTCTTGCGATGCTTCAGATGCTCCCCATCGCTGCCTACTTCCAGCTTGCGCGCAAGTTCCCATGATTTGCCTTTGTCGGAAAAGCCCGGAACTCGGCGAGTCTTGCCGTCGCCGTCAACGAACTGAATCGTATATCGCTTCGCTGTAATGCGGCGGCCGTTGACAGTACGCTTTCGACGAAAAACGCTGGCCATTAGTGGTGTCCTTTCATTGGTGCTAAATCAATCATGGCCTCGATTTCGGACCGCCGCCACTTCGTTTGGCCGCCGATCTTAATAGGCGCCGGCAGTTCGCCGGCCGAAAGCATCCGCCACACGGTCCGACTTGCGATACCAAGTCGCTGACTAAGTTCCTTGACCGACAACATCGCCGCCGGCTCGGAAGTACGCTCCCGGGTCCATTCCAACAGCCGCCCGACGATTGCCAAGCCGTCGTCCGGCTTGAAGGTGGGAGGCAGCGAGGAAACCAAATGGCCTGCGCCGAATCGGGAGGCATGCCGGCTGGCCTGCTCGATTATTTGGGCGACGGCCAACCGGTCGAAAAAGTCGGGATCGACGTATCGGCAGAAAAATTCAATCTCGTCGCAGGCTTCTTCAAGCCAGCGGCCAAATTGCGGAAGACTTCCGGGCTCGCGCTTCATTCTGCATGTCTCTTTATGTTAGACTCAAAATATGATGGATGAACGCGAAGAACAGTTCATCGTCGGCATCGCCGCCGGCCTTGATCCGCTGACCGCATTGGCGGCGCTGCCGAACGCGCCGACCG
It encodes the following:
- a CDS encoding helix-turn-helix domain-containing protein, with protein sequence MKREPGSLPQFGRWLEEACDEIEFFCRYVDPDFFDRLAVAQIIEQASRHASRFGAGHLVSSLPPTFKPDDGLAIVGRLLEWTRERTSEPAAMLSVKELSQRLGIASRTVWRMLSAGELPAPIKIGGQTKWRRSEIEAMIDLAPMKGHH